The Chitinophaga flava genome has a segment encoding these proteins:
- a CDS encoding RNA polymerase sigma factor, with the protein MSSNFLNNENALIQQIASGDEQAFGVFFSYYYPQLFSLVRRFSLNDEDVREALQETFLQVWLQRDMLVEIRQMRGWLLRIATRQCRAVLRKNLLILRSENKVYEDVFYEGESITMTEPTTVAEITKLVRDAVQQMPDQRRRIYQLSREEGLKPSEIATHLSLSVSTVKNTLVTALKQIREHLAKAGYPLPWLLVYLMFFSRI; encoded by the coding sequence TTGTCAAGCAACTTTTTAAATAATGAAAATGCGCTTATTCAGCAGATAGCGTCTGGCGATGAGCAAGCCTTTGGAGTCTTTTTCTCCTACTATTATCCGCAGTTGTTTTCGCTGGTTCGCCGATTTTCCCTTAATGATGAAGATGTGCGTGAAGCGCTGCAGGAAACATTTCTGCAGGTATGGCTGCAGCGCGACATGCTCGTGGAAATCCGGCAAATGCGGGGTTGGCTGCTGCGTATTGCCACCAGGCAATGCAGAGCGGTACTACGCAAAAACCTGTTGATACTCCGTAGTGAAAACAAGGTATATGAGGATGTTTTTTATGAAGGAGAGTCTATAACAATGACAGAACCCACGACGGTAGCTGAAATAACGAAGCTCGTGCGGGATGCTGTTCAGCAAATGCCCGATCAGCGCCGGCGTATCTATCAGTTAAGCCGGGAAGAAGGGCTGAAACCCTCCGAAATTGCGACACATTTATCTCTTTCCGTGAGCACCGTGAAGAATACGTTGGTAACTGCATTAAAGCAGATCCGTGAACATTTGGCGAAGGCAGGTTATCCATTACCCTGGCTACTGGTGTACTTGATGTTTTTTAGCCGGATATGA
- a CDS encoding FecR family protein, with product MDASRFSYLLEQYKSGCLSASEQEELFGFAGEGDEHDWQELLSPWMNEEAGFAEKLDQELVARELAMVLSTDRQTPGGLREMPPAVHRIHFIRRWGWAAAVLAGLLTLGTYYFIDHRKEPSGNTIAKISDVRPGSSKAILTLADGSHITLDSTGNQVILQGTAAVHQQNGSLQYEVKGQETGVGYNQLSTPRQGQFRLVLADGTKVWLNAASSIRYPTAFTGKERNVEVTGEAYFEVAANAHQPFIVTVNNTAIQVLGTSFNINAYPEEGHTSATLVSGLIKVNTGQESLLLQPGKTAAVMPNGSTTVSTANLKAVMAWKDGFFWFENADIKTVMRQLARWYNIEVEFRGAVPKTTFSGEIERSLTLEQVLQGLGSNELHYIFGNGNKLIIQQ from the coding sequence ATGGATGCATCACGTTTTAGTTATTTACTGGAACAATATAAGTCCGGCTGCCTCTCTGCCTCCGAACAGGAAGAGCTGTTTGGTTTTGCCGGAGAAGGAGATGAGCATGACTGGCAGGAATTATTAAGTCCATGGATGAACGAAGAAGCTGGCTTTGCGGAAAAGCTGGACCAGGAGCTTGTTGCAAGAGAACTGGCAATGGTATTATCGACCGATAGGCAGACTCCTGGCGGTTTACGTGAGATGCCGCCTGCTGTTCACCGGATCCATTTTATACGTCGCTGGGGATGGGCTGCAGCCGTGCTGGCGGGCTTGCTGACATTGGGCACTTATTATTTTATTGATCACCGCAAAGAGCCATCCGGAAATACGATCGCGAAGATATCTGATGTTCGGCCGGGGTCGAGTAAGGCCATCCTAACGTTGGCTGATGGCTCCCATATCACACTTGATAGTACTGGCAACCAGGTTATCTTGCAGGGAACGGCTGCTGTACATCAGCAAAATGGTAGTCTGCAGTATGAAGTAAAAGGCCAGGAAACAGGTGTCGGTTATAATCAGTTGAGTACTCCACGGCAAGGACAGTTCCGGCTGGTATTGGCAGACGGAACAAAAGTCTGGCTGAATGCTGCCAGCTCTATCCGCTATCCAACAGCGTTTACCGGAAAAGAAAGAAATGTGGAAGTAACCGGGGAGGCCTATTTTGAGGTAGCAGCGAACGCGCATCAACCATTTATAGTAACAGTGAACAATACAGCCATACAGGTGCTGGGGACCTCTTTTAATATTAATGCTTATCCCGAGGAAGGCCATACAAGTGCCACTCTGGTATCGGGATTGATAAAGGTAAATACCGGGCAGGAAAGTCTTTTGTTACAGCCCGGCAAAACAGCGGCTGTAATGCCCAATGGAAGCACCACTGTTTCAACTGCTAATCTGAAAGCGGTGATGGCCTGGAAAGATGGCTTCTTCTGGTTTGAGAACGCAGATATTAAAACAGTGATGCGGCAACTGGCTCGCTGGTACAATATAGAAGTGGAATTCCGGGGAGCAGTGCCCAAGACCACTTTCAGCGGAGAAATTGAAAGATCGCTCACCCTCGAACAGGTATTACAGGGGCTGGGATCTAATGAATTACATTATATTTTCGGGAATGGAAATAAGCTTATCATTCAACAGTAA
- a CDS encoding SusC/RagA family TonB-linked outer membrane protein → MRRRKPTTIKNQSFSKAGSVVLLALLLQLSTAVQAQKVSYSGKASPAQLFSMLSEQTGYKFFYTNDGLSGMKPVSVQLKDVPLEKALSTILEGLPLEYVIQGKTVFIRKKGGAKNSLVQEQEQVQQELPRVHGVVTDEQGNPLPGITVMTKRDKRVVATNEKGFFVFPAEKGDTLIFRSISYETRLVPVRFGEQMSVTLKQQLSQLSAVTVVYNTGYQQVSKERATGSFAKPDMEIFKNRVGSRDVTDIIGRLDGQVAGLNVSAGLNNVKARSNANGIVSRKSLIRGNSSVMLDMEPLYVINGMVSPDFSAVNQDDIEDITVLKDAAAAAIYGARAANGVVVITTREGKKNQRMNIDYSGSVTVQSKPEWAHDPMLNSRQFIQAAREVFDPVRYPWASVSSGYVAPHDMILYNQYRGLISADQANKSLDSLANIDGRSQMLSLTTRPSVTTSHTISASGGTNIYSYYLSMGYVNVQGINRGQESNSYRLNLTQHLNAGKRVTITLNTALNNTVNTSKAILSLMNDVLPYQQFQDANGRSINMPYMTGYGDSLRQDYQARSRINLDYYPLEDLNYQQNKQTNLSANVNARVGVKLWKGLRFEGAYGYQKTPGTYDTYTDNRNLNLRKTLLSFTVAPTAASTPVYYLPVTGGTYNTSTNDQHNWMVRNQLVYEAKPRQGKDALTLQAGQEAQEQYAFNSSTYIYGYNRDLGTYPVLDYLTMSKGVQGTVTGTGYLNGTFYTVAKTVTRFNSYFAMASYSFNQKYSADMSWRQDQSSLFGSDVSSQNKPVWSLGGKWRIDKESFMSGVKWIDALALRSTYGILGNSPYVGAATLYDVLSPNSQASSGGIAGDGMSIRSAANRKLSWESVKVINMGIDFALFNNRINGSIEGYSKTTVDLLSYLPANPFTGFTQIAGNLGKANNKGIEITLNSENIRTNDFRWTTRWVFGYNQNKLLSWGVNSPMYNTTSSKIGSAKVAGYALGAVFAYNYAGLDSLGDPQIKLANNKVTKNPNIATGDDLVYKGVSQPKFSGGLTNTFSYKGISLSANLIYNLGHVMRRVVTYTSSGRLANRAYFGGNLRTDFLDRWQKPGDEAFTNVPSYVSSPAIDYNRRNMDYFNYADINVVSASYIKLRDISLSYELQPALVKSLRLQRASVFAQASNFMIWKANHYGIDPEYNADPSVGSSFVPLSKHSYSLGLRVTL, encoded by the coding sequence ATGAGGAGAAGAAAGCCTACAACAATCAAAAACCAATCATTCAGTAAAGCCGGCAGCGTGGTGCTGCTGGCGCTACTACTGCAACTCAGTACGGCTGTGCAGGCACAAAAAGTCAGCTATTCAGGGAAAGCGTCGCCTGCGCAACTGTTTTCCATGCTCTCCGAGCAAACGGGGTACAAGTTCTTTTATACGAATGATGGCCTTAGCGGCATGAAACCTGTCTCGGTGCAACTAAAAGACGTGCCGCTGGAAAAAGCATTGAGCACTATACTGGAGGGGCTGCCATTGGAATATGTGATCCAGGGCAAGACCGTATTTATCCGGAAAAAGGGTGGGGCAAAAAATTCACTTGTTCAGGAGCAGGAACAAGTGCAGCAGGAATTGCCACGTGTACATGGTGTTGTAACAGATGAACAGGGAAACCCACTGCCTGGTATTACAGTCATGACAAAGCGCGACAAACGTGTTGTTGCAACAAATGAAAAAGGCTTTTTTGTGTTTCCCGCAGAGAAAGGCGATACGCTGATATTCAGGAGTATCAGTTATGAAACGCGCCTGGTACCAGTAAGATTCGGTGAACAGATGAGTGTGACGCTGAAACAACAGTTGTCACAATTATCAGCTGTAACCGTAGTATACAATACCGGTTACCAGCAGGTGAGCAAGGAAAGGGCTACTGGCTCTTTTGCTAAACCTGACATGGAGATTTTCAAGAATAGGGTAGGCAGCCGGGATGTAACAGATATCATTGGCCGATTGGATGGACAGGTGGCAGGTCTCAATGTGAGCGCTGGTCTCAACAATGTAAAGGCCAGGTCCAATGCTAATGGCATTGTATCAAGGAAAAGCCTGATCCGGGGAAATAGCAGCGTGATGCTGGATATGGAGCCGTTGTACGTGATCAATGGTATGGTTTCCCCTGATTTCAGTGCTGTGAACCAGGATGATATAGAAGACATCACGGTGCTCAAAGATGCGGCGGCAGCTGCCATCTACGGTGCCCGGGCAGCTAATGGTGTGGTGGTCATCACTACCCGTGAAGGTAAAAAGAACCAGCGCATGAACATTGATTATAGTGGTTCTGTAACTGTTCAGAGCAAGCCGGAGTGGGCTCATGATCCAATGCTTAACAGCAGGCAGTTCATACAGGCGGCACGGGAAGTATTTGACCCGGTACGCTATCCATGGGCCAGTGTTTCCTCTGGTTATGTAGCTCCTCACGATATGATCCTTTACAACCAGTATCGGGGACTGATTTCCGCAGATCAGGCCAACAAGAGCCTTGATAGTCTGGCCAACATTGATGGAAGATCACAGATGTTAAGTCTTACCACCCGGCCTTCTGTAACTACCAGCCATACCATCTCTGCCTCCGGCGGTACCAATATTTATTCCTATTACCTTTCCATGGGGTATGTAAATGTTCAGGGCATCAATAGAGGACAGGAGAGCAATAGTTACAGACTGAACCTCACCCAGCATTTAAATGCCGGCAAACGCGTCACCATTACCTTGAACACTGCACTGAACAACACCGTCAATACCAGTAAGGCCATATTGAGCCTCATGAATGATGTGTTGCCTTATCAGCAGTTCCAGGATGCAAATGGCAGAAGTATCAATATGCCTTATATGACAGGTTATGGCGATTCACTTCGGCAGGATTACCAGGCCCGCAGCCGTATTAACCTGGACTATTACCCACTGGAAGATCTAAACTATCAGCAAAATAAACAGACCAATCTGAGCGCGAATGTAAACGCCAGAGTGGGCGTGAAGCTGTGGAAAGGGCTCCGGTTTGAGGGCGCTTATGGCTATCAGAAAACCCCTGGTACCTATGATACTTATACCGACAATAGGAACCTCAACCTGCGGAAAACGCTGCTGAGCTTTACCGTGGCGCCTACCGCTGCTTCTACCCCTGTGTATTATCTGCCGGTGACGGGAGGCACTTACAATACCAGCACCAACGACCAGCATAACTGGATGGTGCGTAACCAGCTGGTGTATGAGGCCAAGCCACGGCAAGGAAAAGATGCACTTACCCTGCAGGCAGGACAGGAAGCGCAGGAACAATACGCTTTTAACTCCAGTACTTACATATATGGATATAACCGGGATTTGGGTACGTATCCGGTGCTCGACTATCTTACCATGTCCAAAGGAGTACAAGGTACTGTAACCGGCACAGGGTATCTGAACGGTACTTTCTACACGGTTGCTAAAACTGTCACACGTTTCAATTCCTACTTTGCGATGGCAAGCTACTCTTTTAACCAGAAGTACAGTGCTGACATGAGCTGGAGACAAGACCAGAGCAGCCTTTTTGGTAGTGACGTGTCTTCACAGAACAAACCGGTATGGAGCTTGGGTGGCAAATGGAGGATAGATAAGGAATCATTCATGTCTGGGGTCAAATGGATTGATGCGCTTGCGCTGAGAAGTACTTATGGCATTCTGGGAAATTCGCCTTACGTAGGGGCTGCAACGTTGTATGATGTACTGAGTCCCAATTCACAGGCATCGAGTGGTGGTATAGCCGGAGATGGCATGAGCATCAGAAGTGCGGCCAATAGAAAACTCTCCTGGGAAAGTGTGAAAGTTATCAATATGGGGATCGACTTTGCCTTGTTCAACAATCGCATCAATGGTAGTATTGAAGGATATAGTAAGACAACAGTTGACCTGCTCAGTTATCTTCCTGCAAATCCATTTACAGGATTCACTCAAATCGCCGGTAATCTCGGAAAGGCAAACAACAAAGGGATAGAGATCACGTTGAATTCAGAGAACATCCGCACGAATGATTTCAGGTGGACTACCCGGTGGGTATTCGGCTATAACCAGAATAAACTGCTATCCTGGGGCGTAAATTCACCGATGTACAACACAACAAGTTCTAAAATAGGGTCCGCTAAGGTGGCTGGTTATGCACTCGGCGCGGTGTTCGCCTACAATTATGCAGGGCTCGACAGTTTAGGCGATCCGCAAATAAAGCTGGCCAATAATAAGGTGACCAAAAATCCCAACATCGCAACTGGTGACGACCTGGTATATAAGGGCGTTTCACAGCCTAAATTCAGCGGAGGACTTACCAACACTTTCAGTTATAAAGGTATTTCCCTGTCTGCAAATCTCATCTACAACCTTGGTCATGTGATGCGCAGGGTTGTGACCTATACAAGCTCCGGCCGTCTTGCCAACCGTGCCTACTTCGGTGGTAATCTCAGAACAGATTTTCTTGACCGCTGGCAAAAACCAGGTGATGAAGCATTTACCAATGTGCCTTCCTATGTTTCCAGTCCGGCAATTGATTATAACCGCAGAAATATGGACTACTTTAACTATGCAGACATAAATGTGGTAAGCGCTTCCTATATAAAACTCAGGGATATTTCCTTATCATACGAGCTGCAGCCGGCTTTGGTGAAAAGTTTAAGATTACAACGTGCCAGTGTCTTTGCGCAGGCCAGCAACTTTATGATATGGAAAGCCAATCATTACGGTATTGATCCGGAATACAATGCGGACCCGAGTGTCGGAAGTTCATTTGTTCCATTGTCTAAACACAGCTATAGCCTGGGGTTAAGAGTAACACTTTAA
- a CDS encoding RagB/SusD family nutrient uptake outer membrane protein produces MMKKLLYILICVTTPVAFTACSKSFLEMVPLGSQVASSTSDYDKLMNSPDFYQSRNAGGWQEVVLMEDDLAAEDGLFSPVSQHMTRLFQWQDVIYYPNDSYQRQPLLLSGLMSNMYQLNKIINEVMNSTEGTDAQKRSIRAEARATRAWSNFQLINLYGKPYQAATAGTDLGFPIITQADITVTEFKRGTVQEMYDFIIKDLTEALPDLPVVPAIRTRMSKPAVEGLLGKIYLFMGRYNDALPMLNAAFNDLGAGSAQLYDYNQTMGTGGSFLPMDPNLGPTKGPGNNFIDLRESVLFKVYSNGRYNGNLYGNNGLVLTPQTAALYGASDLRLLLYTNKNPDGSLNAGGRLRKYGVQYTRYGLELSELYLLRAECKARLNDQPGAVADVETLRQHRMPAADAAVPAVVTGDQVALIKFIIEERIREFAMEGYRWFDMRRLSVDPLFAGITFTHTLYKKDGSTTSYTLRQPDRLVLQLPYLFMQYNPGMPNNP; encoded by the coding sequence ATGATGAAGAAATTACTATATATCCTGATCTGCGTCACAACCCCTGTAGCTTTTACCGCTTGTAGCAAAAGCTTTCTGGAGATGGTGCCACTGGGCAGTCAGGTGGCATCTTCTACATCCGATTATGATAAACTGATGAACAGTCCTGATTTCTATCAGTCCCGTAATGCAGGGGGATGGCAGGAAGTCGTATTAATGGAAGATGACCTGGCGGCAGAGGATGGACTGTTCAGTCCTGTTTCCCAACATATGACCAGGCTTTTCCAGTGGCAGGATGTGATCTACTATCCGAATGATTCATATCAGCGTCAACCATTGTTGCTGAGTGGCCTCATGAGCAATATGTACCAGTTGAACAAGATTATCAACGAGGTCATGAATTCCACCGAAGGAACGGACGCGCAGAAAAGGAGCATCCGCGCGGAAGCCCGTGCAACCCGTGCCTGGAGCAATTTCCAGCTCATTAATCTTTATGGAAAACCATATCAGGCTGCTACGGCAGGCACTGACCTGGGTTTCCCTATTATTACGCAGGCGGATATCACAGTTACCGAATTTAAAAGAGGTACTGTGCAGGAAATGTATGATTTTATTATCAAGGACCTTACAGAAGCCCTGCCCGACCTGCCGGTAGTTCCTGCTATCCGTACCCGTATGTCCAAACCGGCAGTAGAAGGTTTGTTAGGTAAAATATACCTGTTTATGGGTCGGTATAATGATGCCTTGCCAATGCTGAATGCAGCTTTCAACGACCTGGGAGCAGGCAGTGCCCAATTGTATGATTATAACCAGACCATGGGAACCGGCGGCTCCTTCCTGCCTATGGACCCCAATCTTGGTCCAACCAAAGGGCCTGGTAATAATTTTATTGACCTGAGAGAATCCGTGCTCTTCAAGGTCTATTCTAATGGCCGATATAATGGGAATTTGTATGGTAATAACGGGCTGGTGCTGACACCGCAAACAGCAGCCCTGTACGGAGCTTCCGATCTTCGCTTGCTCCTGTATACCAACAAGAATCCTGACGGGTCCCTCAATGCCGGTGGACGCCTGAGAAAATATGGTGTGCAGTACACCAGGTATGGGCTGGAGTTATCGGAATTATATCTGTTGCGAGCCGAATGCAAAGCACGGCTCAACGACCAGCCGGGTGCTGTAGCGGATGTGGAAACACTGCGTCAGCATCGCATGCCGGCTGCCGACGCAGCGGTGCCGGCTGTTGTAACGGGCGACCAGGTTGCACTGATCAAATTCATTATTGAAGAGCGTATCCGTGAATTTGCCATGGAAGGTTACCGCTGGTTTGATATGCGCCGCCTTTCTGTAGACCCACTGTTCGCCGGAATAACGTTTACGCATACACTGTATAAAAAGGATGGCAGCACAACGTCATATACGCTGCGCCAACCAGACCGCCTGGTCTTGCAGCTACCGTACCTTTTCATGCAATACAATCCAGGCATGCCTAACAACCCATAA
- a CDS encoding ABC transporter ATP-binding protein, giving the protein MNSIVKIEHLSHKYSAAWAIRDINMEFSQTGIVGLLGSNGAGKSTTMNILCGTLNQTEGQVYINGFNMREQPQLAKREVGFLPQQAPLHLELTVDEYLTYCANLRQVPKDKVQKALAEVKERCSITHFSKRLLRNLSGGYRQRVGIAQAIIHRPRLVVLDEPTNGLDPNQIIEVRALIKEIAKDCLVIFSSHILTEVQLLCKDIRMIEGGKIVFADTMDAFNNYVEPRSVVIHLENAPAEAALHQVAGVTRVEFLTEKLLRVHFDCDQEIAERLTAAAVHNGWRLREINFDKTALDTIFKQLSIKSSQS; this is encoded by the coding sequence ATGAACAGCATCGTAAAAATTGAGCATCTCTCTCACAAATATTCCGCTGCCTGGGCGATCCGTGATATCAACATGGAGTTCAGCCAGACAGGCATAGTGGGACTATTGGGTTCTAATGGCGCGGGAAAGTCTACCACAATGAATATCCTTTGTGGAACGCTTAACCAAACCGAAGGACAGGTGTATATTAATGGATTCAACATGAGAGAACAGCCGCAACTGGCCAAAAGAGAAGTGGGCTTCCTGCCACAGCAGGCGCCCCTTCACCTGGAGCTGACGGTAGACGAGTATCTGACCTATTGTGCCAACCTGCGGCAGGTGCCGAAAGATAAGGTGCAGAAAGCATTAGCGGAAGTAAAGGAACGTTGCAGTATTACCCATTTCAGCAAGCGGTTGTTGCGTAACCTCTCCGGTGGCTACCGGCAGCGTGTGGGCATCGCTCAGGCTATTATTCACCGTCCCCGCCTGGTAGTGCTGGACGAACCTACCAATGGTCTGGACCCTAACCAGATCATAGAGGTGAGAGCACTGATCAAAGAGATAGCGAAGGATTGTCTCGTAATCTTTTCATCACATATCCTCACAGAGGTACAACTGCTCTGTAAAGACATCAGGATGATTGAGGGTGGCAAGATTGTTTTTGCTGATACGATGGACGCCTTTAATAATTACGTAGAACCCCGCAGTGTAGTCATACACCTGGAAAACGCACCGGCTGAGGCTGCACTGCATCAAGTAGCCGGTGTGACCAGGGTGGAGTTCCTCACAGAAAAGCTGCTGCGGGTACATTTCGACTGCGACCAGGAAATAGCTGAAAGGCTGACTGCTGCTGCAGTGCATAATGGCTGGCGCCTGCGTGAGATCAACTTCGATAAGACCGCGCTGGATACCATCTTCAAACAACTGTCTATTAAATCCTCTCAATCTTAA
- a CDS encoding Gldg family protein: MKTIIKIAKTELRTLFYSPIVWFLMIAFLVQCALTYMGLLERYLNYQEAGGISATFIANLTQRIFLSQDGFFNSVMDKLYLYIPLLTMGLVSRETSSGTMRLLYSSPVKVWQIVLGKYAATMVYSLMMVGIAAIFMVAGVFNIQSVDVGMLLSATLGFYLLLCTYAAIGLFMSCLSTYQVVAAISTFVAIAALSYVGSLWQNIDFVRDLTYFLSLSGRAHKLLGGLISTGDVLYFVLVTAMFLAFSYLKLKGGMESKPMIVKGARYVVVFMLVLLLGYFSSRPRFTGYYDATALKSNTLTPKLQNITKAFDDGPLEIIAYNNLLNRNYYMGLPQARNGFIGRWGTYLRFKPDINFQFVNYYDSTYDDSQDDLKYYKGKSLKEIAEQKAKAQKLDINIFRTPAEIRKMIDLKPELSRFVMQLRYKNKTTFLRVFKDMEFFPGESEIAAAFKRLQQSRMPKIAFLTGELERSIHNSGDREYKKLNNEPTFRHALINQGFDVDTVNAQAADIPTDITALVVADPKASLSETVLTKLRKYIDNGGNLLIAGEPGKQAVLNPLLQSLGVQLMDGIIAQPGKDMAPDMALPYLTSTAATFTQQVGKAYKDSLRVSMPGATGLTWDNNSGFTVKPLLISDATQSWIKKDKLVTDSGQIVFSAANGDDKRSVPLALSLSRKVHGKEQRIIVTGDADCISNSELTAVHGDKQFANFYFSTSLFSWLSYGEFPIYTILPEGNDKKINITASGLEVQKIFLLWVLPGLLLALGAAILIRRKRR; encoded by the coding sequence ATGAAAACGATTATCAAAATTGCAAAGACGGAACTACGTACACTTTTCTATTCGCCGATAGTCTGGTTCCTGATGATTGCGTTCCTCGTACAGTGTGCCCTGACCTACATGGGCCTGCTGGAGCGTTACCTCAATTACCAGGAAGCTGGTGGCATATCTGCAACGTTCATAGCGAACCTCACCCAAAGAATATTTCTCAGTCAGGATGGCTTTTTTAATTCAGTGATGGATAAGCTGTATCTCTATATACCATTGCTGACAATGGGGCTTGTCAGCCGGGAAACCAGCAGTGGTACCATGCGGTTGCTTTATTCTTCACCAGTAAAGGTATGGCAGATCGTACTTGGGAAGTATGCGGCCACCATGGTATATAGCCTGATGATGGTCGGAATTGCCGCCATTTTTATGGTGGCAGGCGTCTTCAATATCCAGTCGGTAGATGTGGGTATGCTGCTTTCCGCTACCCTGGGCTTTTATCTGTTGCTGTGTACTTATGCAGCCATCGGTCTTTTCATGTCATGCCTCTCCACTTACCAGGTAGTAGCGGCCATCAGTACATTTGTAGCGATTGCAGCCCTGAGTTATGTTGGTTCTCTTTGGCAGAATATTGATTTTGTAAGAGATCTTACCTATTTCCTTTCGTTGTCAGGACGTGCACACAAGTTATTGGGAGGGTTAATCTCCACAGGCGACGTACTTTACTTCGTACTGGTTACGGCCATGTTCCTGGCTTTTAGTTATCTCAAACTGAAAGGTGGAATGGAGTCTAAGCCAATGATCGTAAAAGGTGCGCGGTATGTTGTCGTGTTCATGCTGGTGCTGTTATTAGGATATTTCAGCTCACGCCCCCGTTTTACCGGTTACTATGATGCCACTGCTCTGAAATCCAATACACTTACGCCTAAATTGCAGAACATTACTAAAGCGTTTGACGATGGTCCTCTTGAGATAATTGCTTATAACAATCTGTTAAACCGGAATTATTATATGGGCCTGCCTCAAGCCCGGAACGGATTTATCGGGAGATGGGGAACCTATTTAAGGTTCAAACCGGACATCAACTTCCAGTTTGTAAACTATTATGACAGCACATATGATGACAGCCAGGACGACCTCAAATACTACAAGGGTAAAAGCCTTAAGGAAATAGCAGAGCAGAAAGCAAAGGCACAGAAGCTGGATATAAATATTTTTAGAACACCAGCAGAGATCCGGAAAATGATAGACCTGAAGCCGGAGCTCAGTCGCTTTGTTATGCAACTGCGCTATAAGAATAAAACCACCTTTCTTCGTGTCTTTAAGGATATGGAATTTTTTCCGGGTGAATCGGAGATAGCTGCTGCCTTTAAACGTCTGCAACAGTCTAGGATGCCCAAAATCGCTTTCCTGACAGGAGAACTGGAACGTAGCATTCATAACTCAGGAGACAGGGAATACAAGAAGCTGAACAATGAACCCACCTTTAGGCATGCTCTGATAAACCAGGGGTTTGATGTAGATACGGTTAATGCGCAAGCAGCCGATATTCCGACCGATATTACTGCCCTGGTGGTGGCTGATCCTAAGGCATCCCTTAGCGAAACTGTCCTGACAAAACTTAGAAAATACATTGATAACGGTGGCAACCTGTTGATAGCCGGTGAGCCCGGAAAACAGGCAGTGCTTAATCCCCTGCTGCAAAGCCTGGGTGTACAGCTGATGGATGGTATCATTGCGCAGCCAGGCAAAGATATGGCGCCCGACATGGCACTACCTTACCTGACCAGTACAGCTGCGACGTTTACGCAACAAGTAGGCAAAGCTTATAAAGACAGTTTGCGTGTATCCATGCCTGGTGCAACTGGCCTTACATGGGATAACAATAGTGGCTTTACTGTAAAACCGCTGTTAATCTCCGATGCTACTCAGAGCTGGATTAAAAAGGACAAGCTGGTGACTGATTCTGGTCAGATCGTTTTTTCTGCCGCCAATGGCGATGACAAAAGATCAGTGCCGCTGGCCCTGAGCCTTAGCCGGAAAGTGCACGGTAAAGAACAACGCATCATTGTAACAGGTGATGCAGACTGCATCTCCAACAGTGAGTTGACTGCTGTGCATGGAGATAAGCAATTTGCCAATTTCTATTTTAGCACCTCGCTTTTCAGTTGGTTAAGCTATGGTGAGTTTCCTATCTATACCATCCTTCCGGAAGGTAATGACAAAAAAATAAACATAACAGCCAGCGGCCTTGAAGTACAGAAGATCTTTTTGCTGTGGGTGTTGCCAGGATTGTTGCTGGCTCTTGGAGCTGCTATATTGATCAGACGCAAAAGAAGATAA